The genomic DNA AGGCCGAGTTCTTTTGCGAGAGCAGCCTCTGTGACACTGGTGATCCCACAGTCGACGGTAATCAACAGCCGCTCGGGATCTTCTTCGTGTAATTCGCGAATGGCATCGCAGTTCAGGCCGTAGCCATCATCCAGGCGGTTGGGGATGAAATAGTCACATTGTCCGTTGGCCAGGGTGATGCACTGCAGCAGAATACTGGTGGCGGTCATGCCGTCGACGTCGTAGTCGCCGTAGATAGTAATCCGACGTTTAGAGTTCAGGGCAGCGATCACACGGTCGGTAGCTTCTTCGATGCCGGGCATACTGCAGGGATCGAGCAGCTCATTCATGCGAGCGTTGATAAAACTGCGGGCAGTGCCCACATCCTGGAGCCCGCGGGCGATCAAAACCTGGGCCAGGAGGGGAGAAATCCGCATTTCAGAACTGAGGCGGCGTACCTGAGATTCATCGTGGGGGGCAAATCGCCAGTTTTGAGTCATCCTTGCTCTCGCTCTTCTTCGTCAGAGGGCCAAATTCCGCTTGTATCGGGTATTTATTAAAACAGAGTCCAGGCTGGCTGTCAAAACCCCCGCTCCGGGAACTGGCGAAAATGCCCGAGTCGTGGGGTTTTCTACGCAAATGAACCCAATCGGAGGTAAACCTGTCTGTTCCGGAAGTAAGGTAGAGGCATAACCGGTCTAATCGTCCTGATCATAAGCCGAGTCTGAGAGTTATCGACTGCGGGACTTGCCGCGACTCACTGCCGCGACTAGACTGTATGCTTCAATCACTTGTCACGTATTTTTGAGTTTCTGATTGTACACGGATTAAGGTTTTGGGATGAAACACGTTCTTTCTGCTCTGGTCATGAATCAACCGGGTGTCCTGGCCCAGATTTCAGGCATGCTGGCCTCACGCTCTTTTAACATTGAGAGTCTGGCGGTCGGTGAAACCGAAGAACCCCAGTTTTCCCGAATTACTTTTGTCGTCGGCGATTACAACAAGCTGGATCAGGTCAGAAAACAGCTGGAAAAGCTGGTTACCGTAGTGAAAGTGGTCGATTTTTCCGGACAGGACTTTGTCGAACGCGACCTGATGCTGATGAAAGTAGCGACTCCCGGAAAAACCCGCTCAGAAATTCGCGAATTAGTCGAAATTTTCCGTGCGAAAATCGTTGACGTGAGCACCGAAAACGTAATGATCGAGATTTCCGGTCAGGAATCGAAGATCAATGCATTTATTGACGTGATGCGACCGTTTGGGATTCTTGAAATGGTTCGTACAGGTCGGATTGCCCTGTTACGCTCTGAAGTCGTGAAAGCAGAAGCTCCCACTGAGGAACCTGTGGAAACAGCTTAAGAATCCGCCGCGAACAAACAAAAATGTGAATCACGGTTGTTTTGTTCTCTCTGGACGGCCTGTTGTGTTCCGAACTTCATTCGAATCAACGTGTGGCTGTTCAAGTTCCCTTTTGTAGAAGCGGATCCGGTTCTGCTTCTAACCGCCTTACAACAATACAAGAGATCAGGATTATGGCAGTAACAATTTATTACGATGACGATGCAGACTTGTCGCTGTTGAAAGACAAAACCATTGCCATCCTCGGCTACGGAAGCCAGGGACACGCTCAAGCTCAAAACCTTCGCGACAGTGGCTGTAACGTCATTATCGGTCAGCGGAAAGGCAGTGAAAACTACGATCTGGCCGTCAGCCATGGATTTGAACCGGTCTCAATCGCAGAAGCCACCAAACAGGGCGACCTGATCAACATTCTGCTTCCCGACGAAGTTCAGGGCGATCTCTACAAGAGCGACATCCTGCCGAACCTGAGCAAAGGTAACCTGCTGCTCTGCTCACATGGTTTCAACATTCACTTCAACCAGGTTGTTCCGCCTGCTGGCGTAGACGCAGCCCTGGTTGCTCCCAAAGGTCCCGGTCACCTGGTTCGCAGCGAATACGTCAAAGGGGGCGGTGTTCCCTCGCTGATCGCTCTGGTTGAAGGGGCTTCTGAAAGCACCCGTCAACTGGCTCTGGCCTATGCCAAAGGTATCGGTGGTACTCGTGGTGGTGTGATCGAAACATCTTT from Gimesia sp. includes the following:
- the ilvN gene encoding acetolactate synthase small subunit produces the protein MKHVLSALVMNQPGVLAQISGMLASRSFNIESLAVGETEEPQFSRITFVVGDYNKLDQVRKQLEKLVTVVKVVDFSGQDFVERDLMLMKVATPGKTRSEIRELVEIFRAKIVDVSTENVMIEISGQESKINAFIDVMRPFGILEMVRTGRIALLRSEVVKAEAPTEEPVETA
- the ilvC gene encoding ketol-acid reductoisomerase encodes the protein MAVTIYYDDDADLSLLKDKTIAILGYGSQGHAQAQNLRDSGCNVIIGQRKGSENYDLAVSHGFEPVSIAEATKQGDLINILLPDEVQGDLYKSDILPNLSKGNLLLCSHGFNIHFNQVVPPAGVDAALVAPKGPGHLVRSEYVKGGGVPSLIALVEGASESTRQLALAYAKGIGGTRGGVIETSFAEETETDLFGEQVVLCGGVSELVKAGFDTLVEAGYQPEMAYFECMHELKLIVDLFYQGGLNYMRYSVSNTAEYGDYSSGPRIITDETRKEMKKILEEIQTGEFAKNWLLENKANQASFKAIRRLNRQHPIEAVGKELRRMMSWIDSKEV